One Corvus cornix cornix isolate S_Up_H32 chromosome 10, ASM73873v5, whole genome shotgun sequence genomic region harbors:
- the KLHL25 gene encoding kelch-like protein 25: MSVSVHENRKSRTSTGSMNILLFHKASHPDCVLSHLNTLRKHCMFTDVTLWAGNRSFPCHRAVLAASSRYFEAMFSNGLRESLDDEVNFHDSLHPEVLELLLDFAYSSRIIINEENAESLLEAGDMLQFHDVRDAAAEFLEKNLYPSNCLGMMLLSDAHQCRRLYELSWRMCLVNFETVHKSEDFNNLSKDTLLDLISSDELEIEDEEKVFKAVMQWVKYDLDERKAYLPELLRNVRLALLPSECLKEALACEDLIMVDERNKLVLDEAIQCKKKILQNDGVVTSPCARPRKAGHTLLILGGQTFMCDKIYQVDHKAKEIIPKADLPSPRKEFSACAIGCKVYITGGRGSENGVSKDVWVYDTVHEEWSKAAPMLIARFGHGSAELENCLYVVGGHTAVAGVFPASPSVSLKQVEKYDPISNKWTMVAPLRDGVSNAAVVSARLKLFVFGGTSIHRDMVSKVQCYDPAENRWMIKAECPQPWRYTAAAVLGSQIFIMGGDTEFTAASAYRFDCETDQWTRIGDMTAKRMSCHALASGNKLYVVGGYFGTQRCKTLDCYDPTSDTWNCITTVPYSLIPTAFVSTWKHLPS; encoded by the coding sequence ATGTCTGTCAGCGTCCACGAGAACCGTAAATCCCGCACCAGCACCGGCTCCATGAACATCCTGCTTTTTCACAAGGCCTCCCACCCAGACTGCGTCTTGTCCCACCTGAACACCCTGCGGAAGCACTGCATGTTCACCGATGTCACTCTTTGGGCAGGGAACAGGTCATTCCCATGCCATCGGGCAGTTCTGGCTGCTTCCAGCAGGTACTTCGAGGCCATGTTTAGCAACGGCCTCCGGGAGAGCCTGGATGACGAGGTGAACTTCCATGACAGCCTCCACCCGGAGGTGCTGGAGCTACTGCTGGACTTCGCTTACTCTTCTCGGATCATTATCAATGAGGAGAATGCAGAGTCTCTCCTGGAGGCTGGGGACATGCTGCAGTTCCATGACGTCCGAGATGCAGCAGCTGAGTTCCTGGAGAAGAACCTCTACCCTTCCAACTGCCTGGGCATGATGCTGCTCTCGGATGCTCATCAGTGCCGGCGGCTCTATGAGCTCTCCTGGAGGATGTGCCTGGTCAACTTTGAGACTGTTCACAAGAGTGAGGACTTCAACAACCTTTCCAAGGACACTTTGCTGGACCTCATCTCTAGTGATGAGCTGGAAATTGAGGATGAAGAAAAGGTCTTTAAGGCTGTCATGCAGTGGGTGAAATACGATCTGGATGAGCGGAAGGCTTATCTCCCAGAACTTCTTAGGAATGTTCGTCTGGCTTTGCTTCCTTCCGAATGCCTGAAGGAAGCCTTGGCTTGCGAGGACTTGATCATGGTGGATGAAAGGAACAAGCTTGTCCTGGATGAAGCTATTCAGTGCAAGAAGAAGATCCTCCAGAATGATGGGGTGGTCAccagcccctgtgccaggcctCGCAAAGCTGGGCACACCTTGCTGATCCTGGGCGGACAGACCTTCATGTGTGATAAGATCTACCAAGTGGAtcacaaagcaaaggaaattattCCCAAAGCAGACCTGCCGAGTCCACGGAAGGAATTTAGTGCCTGTGCCATTGGCTGCAAAGTGTACATCACTGGAGGCAGGGGCTCAGAGAACGGGGTCTCCAAAGATGTTTGGGTGTATGACACCGTGCATGAGGAATGGTCCAAAGCTGCCCCGATGCTAATTGCTCGGTTTGGGCATGGCTCGGCCGAATTGGAAAACTGCCTGTATGTGGTTGGTGGACACACTGCAGTAGCTGGAGTCTTCCCTGCATCTCCTTCTGTTTCCTTGAAGCAAGTAGAGAAGTACGACCCCATATCCAACAAATGGACGATGGTGGCTCCGTTGAGAGATGGAGTGAGCAACGCCGCGGTGGTGAGTGCCAGGCTCAAGCTCTTTGTCTTTGGTGGGACCAGCATCCACCGAGACATGGTCTCCAAAGTCCAGTGCTATGATCCAGCTGAGAACCGATGGATGATCAAGGCCGAGTGCCCGCAGCCCTGGCGCTACACAGCGGCCGCTGTCCTGGGCAGCCAGATTTTCATCATGGGAGGAGACACAGAGTTCACGGCAGCCTCCGCCTACCGCTTCGACTGCGAGACCGACCAGTGGACACGCATCGGGGACATGACAGCCAAGCGCATGTCCTGCCATGCCTTGGCCTCGGGGAATAAACTCTACGTGGTAGGAGGTTACTTTGGCACTCAGAGATGCAAAACGCTGGACTGCTATGACCCTACATCAGACACGTGGAACTGTATCACCACGGTGCCTTACTCACTCATCCCCACGGCTTTTGTCAGCACCTGGAAGCACTTGCCCTCATGA